From the Clostridium putrefaciens genome, one window contains:
- a CDS encoding heavy-metal-associated domain-containing protein produces the protein MKKIIEIEGMNCGHCVAKATKALNAIEGVDAKVDLKKKSAVVTLKSDIEDQVFKDALEEADFKVVSIKEKKGLFS, from the coding sequence ATGAAAAAGATAATAGAAATTGAAGGTATGAATTGTGGACACTGCGTAGCTAAAGCTACAAAAGCATTAAATGCTATTGAAGGTGTAGATGCTAAAGTAGACCTTAAAAAGAAAAGTGCAGTAGTTACTTTGAAAAGTGATATAGAGGATCAAGTATTTAAAGATGCTCTAGAAGAAGCAGATTTTAAGGTTGTTTCCATTAAAGAAAAAAAGGGCTTATTTAGCTAA
- a CDS encoding amidohydrolase, translating into MGMSKEIMKAKVISTIEENRDLIFDIGRKIYKNPELGYKEFETTKLVKEFFENELNLDVVDGIACTGCRAKINEQKSGPRVAVLGELDGIVCNAHKDSLSSGASHTCGHNIQIAGMIGVAIGLIKSGVYKELDGKIDFIATPAEEFIEIDYRSKLKEKGIIQYFGGKQELIRKGALDDVDMAVMFHALDVGDKKVLVGTISNGFIGKNIKFIGREAHAGNSPHKGVNALNAAVLAMNNINAQRETFKDSDRVRIHPIITKGGDIVNVVPADVRMESYTRARTVEAMIDANAKVNRSLIAGAMAVGANIEIKELPGYLPILKHQEMEDILFKNLIELGITKDDIVQESDFSGSFDLGDVSHIMPTLHPMFGGIKGELHSKDYCIVNEEYIYLEPAKSLALTIVDLLFDDAKEAKSILNNFVPAMTKEEYLNFMNSNDKLIKREFLD; encoded by the coding sequence ATGGGTATGAGTAAGGAAATAATGAAGGCTAAAGTAATTTCCACAATTGAGGAAAATAGGGATTTGATTTTTGATATAGGTAGAAAGATCTATAAAAATCCTGAGCTTGGCTATAAAGAGTTTGAAACTACAAAACTTGTGAAAGAATTTTTTGAAAATGAATTAAATTTAGATGTGGTAGATGGTATTGCGTGCACTGGTTGTAGGGCTAAAATAAATGAGCAAAAGTCTGGCCCAAGGGTTGCGGTTCTAGGTGAATTAGATGGCATAGTTTGCAATGCTCATAAGGATTCTTTAAGTTCGGGGGCTTCTCATACTTGTGGTCATAATATACAAATTGCAGGGATGATAGGTGTGGCAATTGGTCTTATAAAATCAGGTGTATATAAAGAACTAGATGGTAAGATTGATTTTATTGCAACACCAGCAGAAGAATTCATAGAGATAGATTACAGAAGTAAACTCAAGGAAAAAGGAATTATTCAATATTTTGGAGGGAAACAGGAATTAATAAGAAAAGGTGCCTTAGATGATGTTGATATGGCAGTTATGTTCCATGCTTTAGATGTTGGTGATAAAAAGGTATTAGTTGGGACTATAAGTAACGGATTTATTGGAAAGAATATTAAGTTTATTGGTAGGGAAGCTCATGCGGGTAACTCGCCACATAAAGGGGTAAATGCACTTAATGCAGCTGTCCTTGCCATGAACAATATAAATGCTCAAAGGGAAACCTTTAAAGATAGTGATAGAGTAAGAATTCATCCGATTATAACAAAGGGTGGGGACATCGTAAATGTGGTACCTGCTGATGTTAGAATGGAATCATATACGAGGGCAAGAACTGTAGAGGCGATGATAGATGCAAATGCAAAAGTTAATAGATCATTAATTGCTGGAGCTATGGCTGTAGGTGCTAATATTGAAATCAAAGAATTGCCAGGATACTTGCCGATTTTAAAACATCAAGAGATGGAAGATATATTATTTAAGAACCTAATAGAACTTGGAATTACCAAAGATGATATAGTACAAGAAAGCGACTTTTCAGGTTCCTTCGATTTAGGTGATGTATCTCATATAATGCCAACCTTGCATCCTATGTTCGGTGGGATAAAAGGAGAGCTTCATTCAAAAGATTATTGTATAGTTAATGAAGAATATATTTATTTAGAGCCAGCTAAATCATTAGCTTTAACTATAGTAGACCTACTTTTTGATGATGCAAAAGAGGCTAAAAGTATTCTTAATAATTTTGTTCCTGCTATGACAAAAGAAGAATATCTAAACTTCATGAATTCAAATGACAAGCTTATAAAAAGAGAGTTTTTAGATTAA
- a CDS encoding metal-sensing transcriptional repressor gives MKADKAKATRLLKTARGQIDGILKMVEEDRYCIDISNQLMATQAILRNINKDVLKSHIGGCVKEAFEVGNEEEKIDEIMAIMDKLSK, from the coding sequence ATGAAAGCAGATAAGGCAAAGGCCACACGTCTTTTGAAAACAGCAAGGGGACAGATAGATGGTATCTTGAAAATGGTTGAGGAAGATAGATATTGTATCGATATCTCAAATCAACTTATGGCAACTCAAGCCATTCTACGTAACATAAACAAAGATGTGCTTAAAAGCCACATTGGAGGCTGTGTAAAAGAAGCCTTTGAAGTAGGCAATGAGGAAGAAAAAATTGATGAAATAATGGCTATTATGGATAAGCTATCAAAATAA
- a CDS encoding VOC family protein: MLRNIAHVGLTVSNIEQSIKFYKEVLGLKYDGQMVMEGEATDKLFALENCRVKVAYLNGSDEVMAPPVELIEFVSEKAKVIENKLNQTSISELCFYVENIDKTYETLKSKGVEFLSEPQYFDLTSQGFGKSKAVYLKDPDGIVLELMECID, encoded by the coding sequence ATGTTAAGAAATATTGCCCATGTGGGTTTAACAGTATCAAATATAGAACAATCAATTAAATTTTATAAAGAGGTATTAGGACTAAAGTATGATGGACAAATGGTAATGGAAGGTGAAGCTACTGATAAACTATTTGCATTAGAGAATTGCCGTGTTAAAGTAGCATATCTAAATGGTAGTGATGAGGTTATGGCACCACCAGTAGAACTTATTGAATTTGTTTCAGAAAAGGCAAAGGTAATAGAAAACAAACTAAATCAAACTTCTATTTCTGAACTATGCTTTTATGTAGAAAATATTGATAAAACTTATGAAACACTAAAATCAAAGGGTGTGGAGTTTTTATCAGAGCCTCAATACTTTGATTTAACATCACAAGGCTTTGGAAAAAGTAAAGCCGTATATCTTAAAGATCCAGATGGAATTGTTCTAGAACTTATGGAGTGTATTGATTAA
- a CDS encoding FecCD family ABC transporter permease → MKSVIKTNKNKIILFLLLTLLVIILCYLSITKGFIHTSLEMVMNSYKDFDNSKEHIIIRTSRVPRTLNALLVGGALGVSGLLTQGITRNKLASPSILGINSGAVFALVIAINYIPSISTLGLIWVSFLGALVAAILVYILSGGLVGDIRPMDLTLGGTALAALLFSLTQGILYKNDVALEEVIYWMTGSVEGKKLEIIIRFFPIIIGVIIFSLFIGKKLNVFSLGEEMAKSLGMNTLYLKVVIIAIIAILSGISVALAGPIAFIGLVTPHIVHKFMGTDYRWLIPFSVLTGSSILLFSDIMSRFIIYPKEAPVGALTALIGGPFFIYVAKRRIT, encoded by the coding sequence ATGAAAAGTGTTATAAAAACCAATAAAAATAAGATAATATTATTTCTATTACTTACATTATTAGTGATTATATTATGTTATCTAAGTATTACTAAAGGCTTTATACATACATCTTTGGAAATGGTTATGAATTCATATAAGGATTTTGATAATTCTAAGGAACATATAATTATAAGAACATCTAGGGTTCCAAGAACTTTAAATGCTCTTTTAGTTGGTGGGGCGCTTGGTGTTTCTGGGCTTTTGACCCAGGGAATTACAAGAAATAAGTTAGCTTCTCCAAGTATATTAGGTATAAATTCTGGGGCCGTATTTGCCTTAGTTATAGCAATAAATTATATTCCGAGTATATCTACATTAGGACTTATATGGGTTTCTTTTTTAGGCGCATTAGTTGCTGCAATATTGGTTTATATATTATCTGGAGGCCTTGTAGGAGATATAAGACCCATGGATTTAACCCTTGGAGGAACGGCACTTGCGGCACTACTATTTTCGTTAACTCAAGGAATTTTATACAAAAATGATGTTGCTTTAGAAGAGGTTATCTATTGGATGACAGGCTCTGTAGAAGGGAAGAAGTTAGAGATTATAATTAGATTTTTTCCAATTATAATAGGAGTAATAATTTTCTCATTATTTATTGGAAAAAAGCTTAATGTATTTTCATTAGGAGAAGAAATGGCAAAATCTTTAGGTATGAACACTCTTTATTTAAAGGTAGTTATAATAGCTATAATTGCAATTTTATCAGGGATATCTGTGGCTCTTGCAGGACCCATAGCATTTATTGGACTTGTAACTCCACATATAGTACATAAATTTATGGGTACAGATTATAGATGGCTTATACCCTTTTCAGTATTAACAGGGTCTTCCATATTATTATTTTCAGATATAATGTCAAGATTTATAATTTATCCAAAAGAAGCTCCAGTGGGTGCTTTGACAGCACTTATAGGAGGCCCTTTCTTTATATATGTGGCTAAAAGGAGGATAACTTAA
- a CDS encoding heavy metal translocating P-type ATPase: MNQKFNVTGMTCSSCSASVEKAVKKLSGVDTVNVNLLSNSMSVEYKESDIDSTTIIKAVHDAGYDASIFVRGSSDSKRIEKSVNPVEEELKEMKSRIIISFGFLIPLMYVSMGHMINLPHPKWLMGPENAITFAFIQLLLTIPVVYVNRKYYQVGFKTLFHGRPNMDSLIAIGSGAALIYGIFAIFKIGYGLGHNKLDMVNQYSMDLYFESAAMILALITMGKFLEARAKGRTSEAITKLMDLAPKTASVIRNGEEVEIPVEDVGIDDIIIVRPGQSIAVDGIIIEGSSSVDQSALTGESIPVEKNIGDKVIAATINKAGSFKFKAEKVGDDTTLAKIIELVEDASSSKAPIAKMADKISGIFVPVVISIAVIATIVWLLLGQPFEFAMSIGIAILVISCPCALGLATPVAIMVGTGKGASNGILIKSAEALESLHTVSTVVLDKTGTITEGKPVVTDIITKGSESEERLLQIAASIESFSEHPLAEAILEKAKERGISLRNVDNFHSISGRGIVGIIDGKQYTAGNLSLMEDREINVEMLKGTSDEFAMDGKTPLYFAEDKNLLGIIAVADVVKATSRKAIDNFKAMGINVVMLTGDNKKTAEAIRKQLNIDRVVAEVLPQDKEKEIRNIQASGKKVAMIGDGINDAPALARADVGIAIGAGTDIAIESADIVLMKSDLLDAVTAVQLSKATIKNIKENLFWAFFYNVLGIPIAAGVFYTAFGLKLNPMFGAAAMSMSSVFVVSNALRLKFFKPKYKNVN, encoded by the coding sequence ATGAATCAAAAGTTTAATGTAACAGGTATGACTTGCTCATCTTGCTCGGCTAGTGTTGAAAAGGCAGTTAAAAAACTTTCAGGTGTTGATACTGTGAATGTAAATTTGCTTTCAAATAGTATGTCAGTTGAGTATAAAGAATCTGATATTGATAGTACCACTATAATAAAGGCTGTTCATGATGCTGGATATGATGCTTCTATATTTGTACGTGGATCAAGTGACTCTAAAAGAATAGAAAAATCAGTAAATCCAGTGGAGGAAGAGCTAAAGGAAATGAAAAGTCGTATAATTATTTCTTTTGGATTTCTAATTCCACTAATGTATGTATCTATGGGGCATATGATTAATCTTCCTCATCCTAAATGGCTCATGGGACCAGAAAATGCAATAACGTTTGCATTTATTCAATTGTTACTTACTATACCGGTTGTTTATGTGAATCGTAAGTATTATCAAGTTGGATTTAAGACCTTATTTCATGGAAGGCCTAATATGGATTCGCTTATAGCTATAGGGTCAGGGGCAGCATTAATATATGGGATATTTGCAATTTTTAAGATAGGGTATGGGCTTGGACATAATAAGTTAGATATGGTAAATCAATATTCAATGGATTTGTATTTTGAATCTGCTGCAATGATTTTAGCTTTGATAACTATGGGTAAGTTTCTAGAAGCTAGGGCAAAAGGAAGGACATCTGAGGCTATAACAAAACTAATGGATCTTGCACCTAAGACTGCATCAGTTATTAGAAATGGTGAGGAAGTTGAAATTCCTGTAGAGGATGTAGGTATAGATGATATAATAATTGTAAGGCCTGGCCAGAGTATAGCGGTAGATGGCATTATAATAGAAGGTAGCTCATCTGTGGATCAATCAGCTCTAACAGGTGAGAGTATTCCGGTAGAAAAGAATATAGGGGACAAAGTTATAGCGGCTACTATAAATAAAGCAGGATCTTTCAAGTTTAAGGCAGAGAAGGTTGGAGATGATACAACTCTAGCAAAAATCATTGAGCTAGTAGAAGATGCTAGTTCATCTAAGGCACCTATTGCAAAGATGGCAGATAAGATCAGTGGAATATTTGTGCCGGTGGTAATAAGTATAGCTGTTATTGCTACAATTGTGTGGTTACTTCTAGGGCAGCCTTTTGAATTTGCTATGTCTATAGGAATTGCAATATTAGTAATTTCTTGTCCTTGCGCCTTGGGTCTTGCAACTCCAGTTGCCATAATGGTTGGAACTGGGAAGGGTGCATCTAATGGAATACTTATTAAATCAGCTGAGGCTTTGGAAAGTCTTCACACTGTAAGTACGGTGGTTCTTGATAAAACAGGTACAATTACAGAAGGGAAACCAGTAGTTACAGATATAATTACAAAAGGCTCGGAAAGTGAAGAAAGGCTTTTACAAATAGCAGCATCAATTGAAAGTTTTTCAGAACATCCATTAGCAGAAGCTATTTTAGAAAAAGCTAAAGAAAGAGGAATATCACTTAGAAATGTTGATAATTTTCATTCTATTTCAGGCAGAGGTATAGTTGGTATAATAGATGGAAAACAATATACTGCAGGTAACTTATCATTGATGGAGGATAGAGAAATTAATGTAGAGATGCTTAAAGGTACTTCAGATGAATTTGCTATGGATGGTAAAACACCCCTATACTTTGCAGAGGATAAAAATCTTCTTGGAATTATTGCAGTAGCAGATGTAGTTAAAGCCACAAGTCGTAAAGCAATAGATAACTTTAAGGCTATGGGAATTAATGTAGTGATGCTTACAGGGGATAATAAAAAAACAGCAGAGGCAATTAGAAAACAGCTAAATATTGATAGAGTTGTTGCTGAAGTATTACCACAGGATAAGGAAAAAGAAATTAGAAATATACAGGCAAGTGGTAAAAAGGTTGCAATGATTGGTGATGGAATCAACGACGCACCTGCTCTAGCAAGAGCCGATGTTGGTATTGCAATTGGTGCAGGTACAGATATTGCTATTGAATCTGCTGATATAGTTTTAATGAAGAGTGATTTATTAGATGCTGTTACAGCGGTTCAATTAAGTAAAGCCACAATTAAAAACATTAAGGAAAATTTATTTTGGGCATTTTTCTATAATGTATTAGGTATACCAATTGCAGCGGGAGTGTTTTACACAGCCTTTGGCTTAAAGCTTAACCCAATGTTTGGAGCAGCAGCTATGAGTATGAGTTCAGTGTTTGTGGTATCTAATGCTTTAAGATTAAAATTCTTTAAACCAAAATATAAAAATGTAAATTAG
- a CDS encoding M20/M25/M40 family metallo-hydrolase: MIFAKQFAKIYEKLNISSKLQVIGGGSDSNIFAKQGFNSIIIGVGMNNVHTVEEYLEIDELVKTTEAIVRYIKKD; this comes from the coding sequence TTGATTTTTGCAAAACAATTTGCTAAGATATATGAAAAGTTAAATATTTCCTCTAAGCTTCAGGTTATTGGTGGAGGATCAGATAGTAATATATTTGCAAAACAAGGATTTAACTCAATTATTATTGGAGTTGGAATGAACAATGTACATACTGTTGAAGAATATTTAGAAATTGATGAACTAGTAAAGACAACAGAGGCCATTGTTAGATATATAAAAAAGGACTGA
- a CDS encoding FecCD family ABC transporter permease, which produces MINISKRTIKIGGVLLVITLLMATISLSFGEIMVAPLEVLKSILGMDTGFSSILVMNIRLPRVIVAFFVGASLALSGAILQGVVKNNLASPDILGIVNGGSVGALIFLTIFVDPKNNSLTTSILYMPLFTFAFSFLAVMLILFISGKSTSTNKLIIIGIGISAIFKGITNILIINGPVIFIKEATTWITGSIYGASFTHALIITVIFTVFAIITVIFIKDLNLHQLEDEVVIALGNNIHRSRIILLSISAALTAGAVTMGGGISFVGLIAPHIARKLVDSKFENVIPLSIFIGGIMTLLADFASKWLFYPQDLPIGIFTASIGAPYFIYLLVKNRQASKGR; this is translated from the coding sequence ATGATTAATATAAGCAAAAGAACTATTAAGATAGGCGGAGTCTTACTTGTAATTACTCTTTTAATGGCTACTATATCTTTAAGTTTTGGAGAAATAATGGTTGCACCACTGGAGGTTTTAAAAAGCATATTAGGAATGGACACAGGATTTTCCTCTATTTTAGTAATGAATATACGATTACCAAGGGTTATTGTTGCATTTTTTGTTGGAGCGTCCTTAGCATTATCGGGAGCTATACTTCAAGGAGTAGTTAAAAATAATCTAGCATCCCCAGATATATTAGGCATAGTAAATGGAGGCTCTGTTGGTGCATTAATATTTTTAACGATTTTTGTAGATCCTAAAAACAATTCATTAACCACATCCATATTATATATGCCTTTATTCACTTTTGCATTTTCCTTTTTAGCTGTGATGTTAATTTTATTTATTTCGGGAAAATCTACATCCACCAATAAATTAATCATAATAGGAATTGGAATTTCAGCTATTTTTAAAGGTATAACTAACATTCTTATAATAAATGGACCTGTAATTTTTATAAAAGAGGCTACAACTTGGATAACAGGGAGCATATATGGAGCAAGCTTTACTCATGCCTTAATAATTACTGTAATATTTACTGTTTTTGCTATAATCACTGTAATATTTATAAAGGATTTAAACCTCCATCAGTTAGAGGACGAAGTGGTAATAGCTTTAGGAAATAATATACATAGGAGTAGAATAATACTTTTAAGTATTTCTGCTGCATTAACTGCAGGCGCGGTAACTATGGGAGGAGGAATCTCTTTTGTAGGTTTAATAGCTCCTCATATTGCAAGAAAGCTTGTAGATTCAAAGTTCGAAAATGTAATTCCTCTATCTATATTTATAGGGGGTATAATGACTTTGCTTGCTGACTTTGCCTCTAAGTGGCTATTTTATCCACAGGATTTGCCAATAGGAATATTTACAGCATCTATAGGTGCGCCATACTTTATATATCTTTTAGTAAAAAATAGACAGGCTTCAAAGGGGAGATAA
- a CDS encoding ABC transporter ATP-binding protein: MIKINDLKLGYDDNIILDNINLDIEKGKITALIGSNGCGKSTLIKAIARILAPKDGTILMEDKNILKMPSKEVSKLLAMLPQNSNAPEDLTIYDLVKQGRYPYHNLLSFWSKKDEDIVLESINKMGLSDEKNKTLGNLSGGQRQRAWIALALAQNTDIILLDEPTNHLDIKYQLEILNLLKDLNEKENRTIVMVIHDINHALKYAHNIIALKDGIIFAKGPKEDIIDEDLIRGVFGVSCKLIDSPVCKCKMCVPFI; encoded by the coding sequence ATGATAAAGATAAATGATTTAAAGTTAGGTTATGATGATAACATTATATTAGATAATATTAATTTAGATATAGAAAAAGGAAAGATTACAGCCTTGATTGGTTCAAATGGTTGCGGGAAATCTACATTAATAAAAGCTATAGCAAGAATACTTGCGCCTAAAGATGGAACTATATTAATGGAGGACAAGAATATCTTAAAGATGCCATCAAAAGAAGTGTCCAAACTACTAGCAATGCTTCCTCAAAATAGTAATGCGCCAGAGGATTTAACTATTTATGATTTAGTAAAGCAAGGAAGATATCCATATCATAATTTATTATCTTTTTGGAGCAAAAAGGATGAAGATATAGTTTTAGAATCTATAAACAAAATGGGACTATCTGATGAAAAGAATAAAACACTAGGCAATCTTTCAGGTGGACAAAGACAAAGGGCCTGGATTGCTCTAGCTTTAGCACAAAATACAGATATTATACTCCTAGATGAACCTACAAATCACTTAGATATAAAGTATCAATTAGAAATACTAAATCTTCTAAAGGATCTAAATGAAAAGGAAAATAGAACTATAGTCATGGTTATTCATGATATAAACCATGCTTTGAAGTATGCACATAATATAATTGCTCTAAAAGATGGCATTATATTTGCCAAGGGGCCAAAGGAAGATATTATAGATGAAGATCTTATAAGAGGTGTCTTCGGAGTAAGTTGTAAACTTATTGATTCTCCTGTGTGTAAGTGTAAAATGTGTGTACCTTTTATATAA
- a CDS encoding methyl-accepting chemotaxis protein, with amino-acid sequence MKSIRIKILLPVIIMFVVFIGFMGGQIIKTTDNLKQIEIMNDKYYETLSYSKDLKLNVVQVQQFLTDISATRAAEGFDGGFEEAEVYALKFKDTIKKLILINPEDKEKLQQIDKEFDPYYEVGKNMANLYIKDGPVTGNILMEEFDVKAEKINNVVDEYQVKSKEGIVTSISKVKELIQRSIILSVISIITGIIIFIFTWKFSTKNIHYPIINLIERFKELSSSGGDLTKKIEIKTGDELELLSGAINDFIDNIRRIVVQIKMTGENVATSGDILNSSINENKVALNEVNVGIENIASGASEQAININDMSYRVQEIFTGISENQKKITNINNSASQTRKLIDSGLEAVSNQGIKTDENMEAFEKVTKGVGKLAKEIEQVQTILLTIGSISEQTNLLALNAAIEAARSGEYGKGFSVVAEEIRKLAEKSAIATKEIAQILQSINKNAKESVTEIDNANSIAKEQKKAVDGTSITFKDMTKEVEIMIGSIDEINTFFSVIEENINNMSNRIQGISSVSEENAAISEEVSASSEEQSASMQEIGVTAESLNKLSIELGEVMSKFKV; translated from the coding sequence ATGAAAAGTATTAGAATTAAAATATTACTACCTGTAATTATTATGTTTGTTGTTTTTATAGGTTTTATGGGAGGACAAATCATAAAAACAACAGATAACTTAAAGCAAATAGAAATAATGAATGATAAGTATTATGAGACACTATCATATTCTAAAGATTTAAAGTTAAACGTAGTACAAGTACAACAATTTTTAACAGATATAAGTGCTACTAGGGCCGCAGAAGGATTTGATGGTGGATTTGAAGAAGCGGAGGTATATGCATTAAAATTTAAAGATACAATTAAAAAGCTTATCTTAATAAATCCAGAAGATAAAGAGAAATTGCAACAAATAGATAAGGAATTTGATCCATATTATGAAGTGGGCAAAAATATGGCTAATTTATATATAAAGGATGGGCCAGTGACTGGAAATATTCTAATGGAAGAGTTTGATGTTAAGGCTGAAAAGATAAATAATGTAGTGGATGAGTACCAAGTTAAATCAAAAGAAGGTATAGTAACCTCAATAAGTAAGGTTAAAGAGCTTATACAAAGATCAATTATATTAAGTGTAATTTCTATAATCACTGGAATTATAATATTTATATTTACTTGGAAGTTTTCTACTAAAAACATTCATTATCCTATAATTAATCTGATCGAAAGATTTAAAGAACTTAGTTCATCTGGAGGAGATCTAACTAAAAAGATAGAAATAAAAACAGGAGATGAACTAGAATTATTGTCTGGTGCTATTAATGATTTCATAGACAATATTAGACGGATTGTAGTACAAATAAAAATGACAGGTGAAAATGTCGCAACATCTGGAGATATATTAAATTCTTCTATTAACGAAAATAAAGTTGCATTGAATGAAGTAAACGTTGGAATTGAAAATATTGCATCAGGAGCTTCGGAGCAAGCTATAAATATAAATGATATGTCTTACAGAGTACAAGAAATTTTTACAGGTATTAGTGAAAATCAAAAGAAGATTACGAATATTAATAACTCTGCTAGCCAAACAAGGAAGCTAATAGATAGTGGATTAGAAGCAGTAAGTAATCAAGGTATAAAAACTGATGAAAATATGGAGGCCTTTGAAAAGGTCACTAAAGGAGTTGGGAAACTTGCTAAAGAAATAGAACAGGTTCAAACTATTCTATTAACAATTGGGAGTATATCTGAACAAACCAACTTATTAGCTTTGAATGCTGCTATTGAAGCAGCTAGATCAGGTGAATATGGAAAAGGGTTTTCTGTAGTAGCTGAAGAAATAAGAAAATTAGCAGAAAAGTCTGCAATAGCTACAAAAGAAATTGCACAAATATTACAAAGTATAAATAAAAATGCTAAAGAATCAGTTACAGAAATTGATAATGCAAATTCAATTGCAAAAGAACAAAAAAAGGCAGTTGATGGCACGAGTATTACATTTAAAGACATGACAAAAGAAGTAGAAATTATGATCGGCAGTATAGATGAAATAAACACATTTTTTAGCGTTATTGAAGAAAATATAAATAATATGTCTAATAGAATACAAGGGATTTCTTCAGTGTCCGAAGAAAATGCTGCAATATCTGAAGAGGTGTCTGCAAGCAGTGAAGAACAAAGTGCGTCCATGCAAGAAATAGGAGTAACAGCTGAAAGTTTAAATAAGTTAAGTATTGAACTTGGAGAAGTTATGTCTAAATTCAAGGTATAA
- a CDS encoding DUF2500 domain-containing protein produces MYGFRILFFAIFALIIFKGIRTYMKNEKSPIISTKAQLIKKKRDMHTQTDANGVMTTNETLMLIFELDTESELKFTVGGRIFRSVPEYEWGSLTFQGTRFLKFESASGVVEK; encoded by the coding sequence ATGTATGGATTTAGAATATTGTTTTTTGCTATATTTGCTTTAATAATTTTTAAGGGTATTAGGACATATATGAAAAATGAGAAATCGCCAATTATATCTACTAAAGCACAACTTATTAAGAAAAAAAGGGATATGCATACTCAAACAGATGCTAATGGAGTGATGACAACCAATGAGACTTTAATGTTGATATTTGAACTAGATACTGAAAGTGAACTTAAATTTACTGTTGGAGGACGTATTTTTAGAAGTGTACCGGAGTATGAATGGGGAAGCTTAACTTTTCAAGGGACACGGTTTTTAAAATTTGAATCAGCAAGTGGGGTTGTTGAAAAATAA
- a CDS encoding ABC transporter substrate-binding protein codes for MTKKTLSIILAGIVSASLFAGCSNKTKDTSLDKTISIEDAMGTATIPESPKRVVILTSEGTEALLTLGVKPVGAVTGVAGDWYEHTKDELIDVKPVGKETSVNVEAVAALKPDLIIGNKMRHEKIYDQLKSIAPTVYSNTIRGAWKDNFKFYSKVLGKESEGDKAMKDYEDKITFIKENYKDKLDTEVSLVRFMTGKTRIYLGDTFSGTILKEIGFKRPQSQQGTEFVNEIGKERLNEGDGDVIFYFTYELGDGKGLAREEEWIQDPLFKSLEAVKNNKAFKVNDIIWNTAGGIKAANLMLEDLTNFLKDNKI; via the coding sequence ATGACAAAAAAAACATTATCCATAATTTTAGCTGGTATAGTATCTGCAAGTTTATTTGCAGGTTGCTCAAATAAAACTAAAGACACATCCTTAGATAAAACTATATCTATAGAAGATGCCATGGGAACAGCTACTATCCCTGAAAGTCCCAAAAGAGTAGTTATACTAACTAGTGAGGGTACAGAAGCACTCCTTACTCTTGGTGTTAAGCCAGTTGGTGCGGTTACTGGTGTTGCTGGTGATTGGTACGAGCATACTAAAGATGAGCTTATAGACGTGAAACCTGTTGGGAAAGAAACTTCAGTAAATGTAGAAGCAGTTGCTGCATTAAAACCTGATTTAATAATTGGAAATAAAATGAGACACGAAAAAATATATGATCAACTAAAATCCATAGCCCCAACTGTATATTCAAATACAATAAGAGGAGCATGGAAAGATAACTTTAAATTTTATTCAAAAGTTTTAGGCAAAGAATCTGAAGGTGACAAAGCTATGAAAGACTACGAAGATAAAATTACCTTTATAAAAGAAAATTATAAAGATAAGTTAGATACTGAAGTATCTCTTGTTAGATTTATGACTGGAAAAACTAGAATATATCTTGGAGACACCTTCTCTGGAACCATCCTTAAAGAAATAGGATTTAAAAGACCACAATCTCAGCAAGGAACAGAATTTGTTAATGAAATCGGCAAAGAAAGATTAAACGAAGGAGATGGAGACGTAATATTCTACTTCACCTATGAACTCGGTGATGGTAAAGGCCTTGCTAGAGAAGAGGAGTGGATACAAGATCCATTATTTAAATCTTTAGAAGCTGTTAAAAATAATAAAGCATTCAAGGTAAATGATATTATCTGGAACACAGCTGGTGGTATAAAAGCAGCAAATCTTATGCTAGAGGATCTAACTAACTTTTTAAAAGATAATAAAATATAA